Proteins encoded by one window of Shewanella avicenniae:
- the ispB gene encoding octaprenyl diphosphate synthase — translation MDLTAIRQLADTDMQAVNQLIYKQLESDVALINQLGFYIINGGGKRLRPLLSVLAARAVNYNGGDHVKLAAIVEFIHTASLLHDDVVDESTLRRGRETANALFGNSASVLVGDFLYTRAFQMMTELESMKVLRVLADTTNILAEGEVLQLMNCNDPDTKEETYMRVIYCKTAKLFEAATQLAAVVAGCDKHIEQAMADYGKYLGTAFQLIDDLLDYTADPEELGKNIGDDLAEGKPTLPLIYAISNGDDTAKQIIRAAVEQGDGTEHIATIVEALNTCGALDYTYQRAVEESEKAIAALAPIAEGEIKQALISLAKIAVSRTH, via the coding sequence ATGGATTTAACCGCAATACGTCAGTTAGCCGATACTGACATGCAAGCAGTCAACCAACTGATTTATAAACAACTAGAATCAGACGTTGCGTTGATCAACCAACTGGGCTTCTACATTATTAATGGCGGCGGCAAGCGCTTACGTCCTTTATTGTCGGTACTTGCAGCCCGTGCAGTTAATTATAACGGTGGCGACCACGTTAAGTTAGCGGCAATCGTAGAATTTATTCATACGGCGTCCTTACTGCATGATGACGTGGTGGATGAATCAACCCTGCGTCGCGGTCGTGAAACAGCTAACGCCCTGTTTGGGAATAGTGCGAGTGTATTGGTCGGTGACTTCCTCTATACCCGCGCGTTTCAGATGATGACAGAATTGGAATCAATGAAAGTACTGCGTGTATTGGCGGATACCACCAATATTCTGGCGGAAGGGGAAGTATTGCAGTTAATGAACTGTAATGACCCTGACACGAAAGAAGAAACCTACATGCGTGTCATTTATTGTAAAACAGCCAAATTGTTTGAAGCAGCTACTCAGCTCGCTGCGGTAGTCGCAGGTTGTGATAAGCACATAGAACAAGCGATGGCGGATTACGGTAAATACTTAGGTACTGCGTTCCAATTGATTGATGACCTACTTGATTACACTGCCGACCCTGAAGAGTTAGGTAAAAATATCGGTGACGACTTGGCTGAAGGCAAACCTACTCTGCCATTGATTTATGCCATTTCAAACGGCGATGACACGGCCAAGCAGATCATTCGCGCCGCGGTTGAACAAGGCGATGGCACTGAGCATATCGCCACTATCGTTGAAGCACTGAATACCTGTGGTGCACTCGACTACACCTATCAAAGAGCGGTTGAAGAGTCAGAAAAGGCCATCGCAGCCCTAGCCCCTATTGCCGAAGGTGAAATTAAACAGGCGCTCATTAGCCTAGCGAAAATCGCGGTATCAAGAACACACTAG
- the mdh gene encoding malate dehydrogenase, producing MKVAVLGAAGGIGQALALLLKTQLPAGSQLSLYDIAPVTPGVAVDLSHIPTAVEIKGFSGEDPSPALVGADVVLISAGVARKPGMDRSDLFNINAGIVRNLIEKVAATCPKALIGIITNPVNTTVAIAAEVLKKAGVYDKNRLFGVTTLDVIRSETFIAELKGLNVADVKINVIGGHSGVTILPLLSQVEGVSFSDDEVASLTKRIQNAGTEVVEAKAGGGSATLSMGQAACRFGLSLVRGLLGEANVVECAYVDGGSEHATFFAQPVLLGKNGIEQVLPYGDVSAFEAQARDSMLDTLNADIQLGVEFVK from the coding sequence ATGAAAGTTGCCGTACTTGGTGCTGCTGGTGGTATTGGCCAGGCTCTTGCACTTTTGCTGAAGACCCAATTACCTGCAGGTTCTCAGCTGTCGTTGTATGATATTGCCCCTGTTACCCCAGGTGTTGCGGTTGATTTAAGCCACATCCCTACAGCCGTAGAAATAAAAGGATTTTCCGGAGAAGATCCTTCACCAGCGCTCGTTGGTGCAGATGTAGTGTTAATTTCTGCGGGTGTAGCGCGTAAACCCGGAATGGATCGCTCTGATCTGTTCAATATCAACGCGGGTATTGTGCGTAACTTGATTGAAAAAGTTGCTGCAACCTGCCCGAAAGCCTTGATTGGTATTATCACCAACCCAGTTAACACGACTGTTGCTATCGCGGCTGAAGTGTTGAAAAAGGCCGGTGTTTACGACAAAAATCGCTTGTTCGGTGTCACGACCTTAGACGTGATTCGTTCTGAAACCTTTATTGCTGAACTTAAAGGGCTGAACGTTGCTGACGTTAAAATTAACGTCATTGGCGGTCACAGCGGTGTGACTATTCTGCCGTTACTGTCGCAAGTTGAAGGTGTGAGCTTCAGCGATGATGAAGTTGCCTCACTCACTAAACGTATTCAAAACGCGGGTACTGAAGTAGTTGAAGCCAAGGCCGGTGGCGGTAGTGCCACGTTGTCGATGGGGCAAGCGGCTTGTCGCTTTGGTCTGTCGTTGGTGCGTGGTCTGCTTGGTGAAGCGAATGTTGTTGAATGCGCCTATGTTGATGGCGGCAGCGAACATGCAACCTTCTTCGCCCAACCGGTATTGCTCGGTAAAAATGGTATTGAGCAAGTACTGCCTTACGGTGACGTTAGCGCATTTGAAGCGCAAGCACGCGACAGTATGCTCGATACTCTAAACGCCGATATTCAGCTGGGTGTTGAGTTCGTTAAATAA
- the argR gene encoding transcriptional regulator ArgR, whose amino-acid sequence MKTAKSQDDLIKTFKALLKEERFGSQGEIVSALQTEGFNNINQSKVSRMLSKFGAVRTRNAKQEMVYCLPAELGVPTAGSPLKNLVLDVDHNQAMIVVRTSPGAAQLIARLLDSIGKPEGILGTIAGDDTIFICPSNIKQIDDTLETVKSLFNYCE is encoded by the coding sequence ATGAAAACAGCAAAAAGCCAGGATGATCTGATCAAGACATTCAAAGCACTTTTAAAAGAAGAGCGATTTGGCTCTCAAGGGGAAATTGTCAGCGCACTGCAGACTGAAGGGTTTAACAACATTAATCAGTCTAAAGTATCGCGCATGCTCAGCAAATTTGGCGCGGTGAGAACCCGCAACGCCAAGCAAGAGATGGTGTATTGCTTACCGGCTGAGCTTGGTGTGCCAACGGCAGGTAGTCCGCTGAAAAACTTGGTACTGGATGTTGACCACAATCAGGCGATGATTGTGGTGAGAACCAGTCCCGGCGCGGCGCAGCTGATCGCGCGCTTACTGGATTCTATCGGTAAGCCGGAAGGTATTTTGGGTACTATCGCTGGGGACGATACTATTTTTATCTGTCCATCAAACATTAAACAGATCGATGACACCTTAGAAACCGTCAAATCGCTGTTTAATTACTGCGAATAA
- a CDS encoding Dyp-type peroxidase: MDIIDMPREQLGICAEGNLHSIYLMFNAVEGAEVQMRPCLASIAQHIYELSDQYADSAFNGFVAVGANYWDSLYPDGRPHLLRPFPAMAEGNRDAPALEYDLFIHLRCDRLDILHLVANEVYDMLDDLAELQEEERGFRYMDNRDLTGFVDGTENPKGRNRQKVALVGDEDHPFRGGSYIHVQKYAHNMKKWQRLPMKKQEDIIGRTKQDNIEYESEDKPLTSHIKRVNLKDENGESMEILRQSMPFGGLKQQGLMFISTCRTPEHFEKMLASMIHGDGAGHHDHMLHFTQAMSGSSFFAPSLDFMLQYDD; this comes from the coding sequence ATGGATATTATCGATATGCCACGTGAACAGTTGGGAATTTGTGCCGAAGGTAATCTACATAGCATCTATTTGATGTTTAATGCCGTAGAAGGTGCTGAGGTGCAGATGCGGCCTTGCTTAGCGAGCATCGCCCAGCACATTTATGAGTTATCAGATCAGTATGCTGATAGTGCCTTTAACGGGTTTGTTGCTGTAGGAGCTAACTATTGGGATAGCTTGTATCCAGATGGCCGACCACACTTGTTGCGCCCATTTCCAGCAATGGCAGAGGGGAATCGAGATGCGCCAGCGCTTGAGTATGATCTGTTCATCCACCTTCGTTGCGATCGACTAGATATTCTGCATCTTGTGGCCAATGAGGTGTATGACATGCTGGACGATCTCGCTGAACTGCAAGAAGAAGAGCGCGGTTTTCGCTACATGGATAATCGCGACCTGACGGGGTTTGTCGATGGCACAGAGAACCCTAAAGGGCGTAATCGTCAAAAAGTCGCGTTAGTTGGCGATGAAGACCACCCATTTCGCGGTGGCAGCTACATTCATGTGCAGAAATATGCGCACAACATGAAGAAGTGGCAACGCTTACCGATGAAAAAACAGGAAGATATTATCGGCCGTACTAAGCAAGATAACATTGAGTATGAATCTGAAGATAAGCCGCTGACCAGCCATATTAAACGCGTCAATCTTAAAGATGAAAATGGTGAGTCTATGGAGATTCTGCGTCAAAGTATGCCGTTTGGTGGTTTAAAACAGCAGGGGTTGATGTTCATTTCGACTTGCCGCACCCCTGAACACTTTGAAAAGATGTTGGCCAGTATGATTCATGGCGACGGTGCGGGGCATCACGACCATATGCTGCATTTTACTCAAGCGATGAGCGGTTCATCCTTCTTTGCACCATCTTTGGATTTTATGCTTCAATATGACGATTAA
- the ggt gene encoding gamma-glutamyltransferase has translation MCSVFIGSVTVVANAFAYDRITGAEFASRSEVYATHGMAATSQPLATQVALDVLKQGGSAVDAAIAADAMLGLVEPTGAGMGGDLFAIVWSAKDKQLYGLNASGRSPKSLTLDMLQQMGLEYLPPFGPLPVSVPGAVDGWFELHNKFGKLPMANNLAPTIAYARNGFPVSELIAYYMQASAKRLGKFPGFKETYMPHGAMPKTGEIFKNPALASTLEKVAKGGRDAFYKGDIAKSIAAYMKAQGGYLSYDDLASHQSEWVKPVSANYRGYDVWELPPNGQGIAALQILKTMEPFDVKAMGQLSAEYVHLFVEAKKLAFADRAKFYSDPAFNDIPVKQLISEKYNYERAKLIDLNKAAKSVEPGNPNLLHGDTVYLTTADAEGNMVSLIQSNYRGMGSGMTPPDLGFVLQDRGQLFDLTPGRFNSYAPGKRPFHTIIPAFVTKDGKPWLSFGVMGGATQPQMHAQIMINIIDFGMNLQEAGDAPRILHTGSTQPTGEVMEDGGYVSLESGFPMETRRELMKKGHVMRDSLGAFGGYQAIGFDAKSGVYRGASESRKDGQVSGY, from the coding sequence ATGTGTTCTGTATTCATTGGTTCTGTAACTGTGGTAGCCAATGCTTTTGCTTATGATCGAATTACCGGTGCTGAATTTGCCAGTCGTTCCGAGGTTTACGCGACCCATGGCATGGCTGCAACTAGTCAACCTTTAGCCACACAAGTCGCCCTCGATGTATTAAAACAGGGCGGTAGCGCTGTTGATGCAGCCATCGCAGCAGATGCGATGCTCGGGCTGGTGGAACCCACTGGTGCAGGGATGGGCGGCGATCTGTTTGCGATAGTGTGGAGTGCGAAGGACAAGCAGCTGTATGGGCTAAATGCGTCTGGTCGTAGTCCTAAATCGCTGACACTGGATATGTTGCAGCAGATGGGGCTGGAATACTTACCGCCTTTTGGTCCATTACCCGTTTCTGTGCCCGGGGCGGTTGATGGCTGGTTTGAACTGCATAATAAGTTCGGTAAATTGCCGATGGCAAACAACCTCGCGCCGACTATCGCTTATGCGCGTAATGGTTTTCCTGTCTCTGAATTGATTGCGTACTACATGCAAGCGAGCGCTAAGCGGTTGGGTAAATTTCCCGGCTTCAAAGAAACCTATATGCCCCATGGCGCTATGCCGAAAACTGGTGAGATTTTTAAAAATCCGGCATTAGCCAGTACCTTAGAAAAAGTTGCTAAGGGGGGGCGTGATGCCTTCTATAAAGGTGATATTGCCAAGAGTATCGCGGCGTATATGAAGGCGCAGGGCGGATATCTTAGCTATGACGATCTTGCCAGCCATCAAAGCGAATGGGTTAAGCCAGTTTCTGCGAACTATCGTGGCTATGACGTGTGGGAATTACCGCCAAACGGACAAGGTATTGCAGCGCTGCAAATCCTCAAAACCATGGAGCCGTTCGATGTAAAAGCGATGGGGCAATTAAGTGCTGAATATGTGCATCTGTTTGTTGAAGCGAAAAAGCTCGCGTTTGCTGACCGCGCTAAGTTTTACAGCGATCCTGCCTTTAACGATATCCCCGTAAAGCAGTTGATTTCGGAAAAATACAATTATGAACGTGCCAAGTTAATCGATCTTAACAAAGCGGCTAAAAGCGTTGAACCAGGTAATCCCAACCTTTTACATGGCGATACCGTTTATCTCACAACTGCCGATGCAGAAGGCAATATGGTGTCGCTGATTCAAAGTAACTACCGTGGGATGGGCTCTGGCATGACGCCGCCAGATTTAGGGTTTGTATTGCAAGACCGTGGTCAGTTATTTGATCTAACCCCTGGCAGGTTTAATAGTTATGCTCCCGGAAAGCGGCCGTTTCACACCATTATTCCCGCATTTGTCACCAAAGATGGTAAGCCGTGGCTGAGCTTTGGTGTTATGGGCGGGGCAACCCAGCCGCAAATGCATGCCCAGATCATGATTAATATCATTGATTTTGGTATGAATTTACAGGAAGCTGGCGATGCACCACGAATATTACATACCGGCTCGACTCAGCCAACCGGTGAGGTGATGGAAGACGGCGGCTACGTCAGCCTTGAATCGGGCTTCCCGATGGAAACTCGCCGAGAATTAATGAAAAAAGGCCATGTCATGCGTGACTCGCTGGGCGCATTTGGTGGCTATCAAGCTATTGGTTTCGACGCCAAATCTGGCGTTTACCGCGGTGCTTCGGAAAGCCGTAAAGACGGACAGGTTTCCGGATATTAG
- a CDS encoding glutathione S-transferase N-terminal domain-containing protein, giving the protein MKLLYSVASPYARAVRVAWRYLHLTNIDEQLCDPFEDGAELLEANPLAKVPCLIIDGGAAIYDSEVILRYLATLSQGGTKLFFAANEWQAATQFSLLKGVMDAAFGLRMEIRRFEEHCGSQQWLMRHEQAILRALQHLDKSGITAEPFDVRHIMLKCIVDYLDFRCSELNWRNVAPAIALWQRPLSQVSLFAETSPC; this is encoded by the coding sequence ATGAAGCTACTTTATTCCGTTGCCTCTCCCTATGCGCGTGCTGTGCGGGTGGCATGGCGCTATTTACATCTTACCAATATCGATGAACAACTCTGTGATCCGTTTGAAGATGGCGCTGAGTTACTTGAAGCAAATCCTTTGGCCAAAGTGCCTTGTTTGATTATTGATGGCGGAGCTGCCATCTATGACAGCGAAGTGATTCTGCGGTATCTCGCCACGTTATCGCAGGGCGGTACTAAGTTGTTTTTCGCAGCTAATGAATGGCAAGCGGCGACACAGTTCTCATTGCTCAAAGGGGTTATGGATGCAGCGTTTGGATTGCGAATGGAAATTCGGCGATTCGAAGAGCATTGCGGTTCACAACAATGGTTAATGCGCCATGAGCAGGCGATTTTGCGCGCATTACAACATTTAGACAAAAGCGGAATCACCGCTGAGCCCTTTGACGTGCGGCATATCATGTTGAAGTGTATTGTCGATTACCTTGATTTTCGCTGTTCTGAACTTAATTGGCGTAATGTTGCTCCAGCGATTGCCTTGTGGCAAAGACCGCTGTCGCAGGTGAGTTTGTTTGCTGAAACGTCACCGTGCTAA
- a CDS encoding ferredoxin--NADP reductase, with amino-acid sequence MWQSTNVIARIDWNERLFSLRLAAKIPFEAGQFIKLSLPSEDRRLARAYSLVNSPTADFSEILAMEVADGQLSPRLHHLNVGDALDISTSATGFLTLSELPAQGEHLWLLATGTGVGPFISILQSSQVWQRFTQVVLVYGVRQVSDLAYREQIAQIAAARPNFHFVSAISRQADETSYPGRITTALETGELEKRVGLSLSPTQSQIMLCGNPEMIKQCNDLLTERGFSKNLRRAPGQITTEKYW; translated from the coding sequence ATGTGGCAAAGCACCAATGTCATTGCACGCATCGATTGGAATGAGCGGCTCTTTAGTCTGCGATTGGCCGCAAAAATTCCGTTCGAAGCGGGGCAGTTTATTAAGCTAAGTTTACCCAGCGAAGATCGTCGATTGGCGCGAGCCTACTCGTTGGTGAACTCCCCAACGGCTGATTTTAGCGAGATTTTGGCGATGGAAGTCGCTGATGGCCAATTGTCTCCGCGCCTTCATCATCTGAACGTTGGCGATGCTCTCGATATCTCCACTAGCGCTACAGGGTTTTTAACTTTGTCAGAATTGCCAGCACAGGGAGAACACTTGTGGTTATTGGCAACGGGCACTGGCGTTGGCCCTTTTATTTCGATACTGCAAAGCTCACAAGTATGGCAGCGATTTACCCAAGTGGTTTTGGTTTATGGGGTTAGGCAAGTCTCAGATCTAGCCTACCGTGAGCAAATAGCTCAGATTGCCGCAGCACGGCCAAATTTTCATTTTGTTTCGGCCATCAGCCGTCAGGCGGATGAGACAAGTTATCCGGGCCGAATTACCACGGCATTAGAAACTGGTGAATTGGAAAAGCGCGTTGGGCTATCATTGTCTCCGACTCAGAGTCAAATCATGCTGTGCGGTAACCCCGAGATGATCAAACAATGTAATGACTTATTAACTGAGCGTGGATTTAGCAAAAATTTGCGTCGAGCCCCTGGGCAAATCACCACTGAAAAATACTGGTAA
- a CDS encoding DUF5610 domain-containing protein has translation MEVQNHGYQVSQVAKDKSATVDGNHGKAVSEVASSKSIRAQSRDYMNSAVLAAQEDVALSSGNQPLALLYRTALEAINEELAPALGDNAIQTIANSDVDYSPEATAGRIVDFATQFFSVYQQQNQQLSFEEQLSNFMGIIGGAIDKGFGEARDILDKLNVLDGDIADGVNATYDFVQQGLDKFQQNLLQPTDETATDITE, from the coding sequence ATGGAAGTCCAGAATCATGGCTATCAAGTGTCGCAGGTAGCGAAAGACAAATCCGCAACGGTTGATGGTAATCATGGCAAAGCGGTGTCTGAAGTTGCCAGCAGCAAAAGTATTCGGGCGCAAAGCCGCGACTATATGAACAGCGCTGTCTTAGCCGCTCAAGAAGATGTCGCGTTAAGCAGCGGTAATCAGCCGTTAGCGTTGCTATACCGCACCGCACTAGAAGCAATAAATGAAGAGCTTGCGCCCGCACTGGGCGATAATGCCATTCAAACGATAGCGAATAGTGATGTTGATTACAGTCCAGAGGCTACTGCCGGCCGAATTGTCGATTTTGCGACTCAGTTTTTCAGCGTTTATCAGCAGCAAAATCAGCAATTATCGTTTGAAGAACAACTCAGTAACTTTATGGGGATTATTGGCGGCGCTATCGATAAAGGATTTGGCGAGGCGCGCGATATTCTCGATAAGCTCAATGTGTTGGATGGAGACATTGCTGATGGTGTCAACGCGACCTATGACTTCGTGCAGCAAGGATTAGATAAGTTTCAGCAAAACTTATTGCAGCCCACAGACGAGACTGCCACAGACATCACTGAATAA
- a CDS encoding FMN-binding glutamate synthase family protein, protein MANSEWLLWLLELFSSLFLIVIGTVALMLVYMYLVDRFQTKQAVRHNYPIIGRFRYFFEKQGEFFRQYFFAMDREELPFNRAERSWVYRAAKNVDRTIAFGSTRSLEANGSIIFLNTAFPAISGESVAATPMTIGEHCRHPYVTDKICHISAMSFGALSRPAITALSHGAAMAGCWLNTGEGGLSPYHLKGGCDIVFQIGTAKYGVRNDKGQLDYSKLRQLAEKPQIRMFEIKMSQGAKPGKGGILPGIKVTEEIATIRGIPVGQDSISPNGHVEFQSVGDILDMIDNVRSATGKPTGLKFVLGEQQWLADLLAEVNQRGIAAAPDFITIDGAEGGTGAAPQPLMDYVGLPLKESLPIVVALLRQHGLKNRVRVIASGKLITPSRVAWALALGADFIASARGNMFALGCIQALQCNKDTCPTGITTHNKKLQQGLDPRDKSVRVANYNRILHHDLGMLAHTCGINDPRELSPRHIRIVTESGFSQALDDSYRHLER, encoded by the coding sequence ATGGCTAACTCTGAATGGTTGTTGTGGCTGCTCGAACTGTTCTCAAGCCTTTTTTTAATTGTTATCGGCACTGTGGCCTTAATGTTGGTGTATATGTACTTGGTCGATCGCTTTCAGACCAAACAGGCGGTAAGGCACAACTATCCGATTATTGGTCGATTTCGCTATTTCTTCGAAAAACAGGGGGAGTTTTTTCGACAGTATTTCTTCGCCATGGATCGTGAAGAATTACCGTTCAATCGTGCAGAGCGAAGTTGGGTCTACCGCGCAGCGAAGAATGTCGACCGGACCATCGCTTTTGGTTCAACCCGCTCTCTAGAAGCCAACGGCTCAATCATCTTCTTAAACACGGCTTTTCCGGCAATTAGCGGTGAAAGCGTTGCAGCAACTCCAATGACGATTGGTGAACATTGTCGGCACCCCTATGTCACCGACAAGATTTGCCATATCTCAGCCATGAGTTTTGGCGCCTTGTCACGCCCGGCGATTACCGCATTATCACATGGTGCTGCGATGGCAGGTTGTTGGCTTAATACCGGTGAAGGTGGCCTTAGCCCTTATCATCTAAAAGGAGGCTGCGACATTGTGTTTCAGATTGGCACCGCAAAATACGGCGTTCGCAACGATAAAGGGCAGCTGGATTACAGCAAACTCAGACAGCTCGCTGAAAAGCCACAAATTAGAATGTTTGAAATCAAAATGAGCCAAGGTGCCAAGCCCGGTAAAGGCGGTATATTGCCAGGAATTAAAGTCACCGAAGAGATTGCCACGATTCGCGGGATACCTGTTGGACAAGACTCCATCAGCCCGAATGGCCATGTTGAATTTCAATCTGTCGGTGACATTCTCGATATGATCGATAACGTAAGAAGCGCCACAGGCAAGCCCACAGGGCTCAAATTCGTGTTAGGCGAACAACAATGGTTGGCAGATTTATTGGCGGAAGTTAATCAACGTGGCATAGCAGCGGCACCAGACTTTATCACCATTGATGGGGCAGAAGGCGGTACAGGCGCAGCACCACAACCGTTAATGGATTATGTAGGATTGCCACTCAAAGAAAGCCTGCCAATTGTGGTGGCGTTACTGAGACAACATGGATTAAAAAACCGAGTGCGAGTAATTGCCTCAGGCAAGCTGATTACTCCATCTCGCGTTGCCTGGGCGTTAGCCTTAGGCGCTGATTTTATTGCATCAGCTAGAGGCAACATGTTTGCCTTGGGGTGCATTCAGGCATTGCAATGTAATAAGGACACCTGCCCTACTGGCATCACCACCCACAACAAAAAATTACAACAAGGATTAGATCCTCGTGATAAATCTGTAAGAGTTGCCAATTACAATCGCATTCTGCATCACGACCTTGGGATGTTGGCGCATACTTGCGGCATTAACGATCCCCGAGAATTGTCACCGCGACATATTCGCATTGTGACGGAATCAGGTTTTAGCCAAGCGTTGGACGATAGTTACCGCCACTTGGAACGTTGA
- the aroG gene encoding 3-deoxy-7-phosphoheptulonate synthase AroG: MPYQNDDLRINEVKELLPPIAILERFPATAAASETVFNSRKSIHNILKGADDRLLVIIGPCSIHDPESAIEYGRRLSVLREQYKDQLEVVMRVYFEKPRTTVGWKGLINDPYMDKSFDINDGLRKARSLLLQVNDAGMPTAGEFLDMITPQYLADLMCWGAIGARTTESQVHRELASGLSCPVGFKNGTDGNIKIAIDAIGAASASHYFLSVTKYGHSAIVSTKGNQDCHIILRGGTAPNYEEEYVQDTKAKLIKSGLRPNIMVDFSHANSNKDYRRQLVVAEDVAQQMAKGEMAIFGVMVESHLVEGRQDLKPGQPLCYGQSITDGCIGWDDTETLLATLNEAVIARRNSSK; this comes from the coding sequence ATGCCGTACCAGAATGATGATCTAAGAATTAATGAAGTAAAAGAACTCTTACCACCGATAGCCATTCTGGAAAGATTTCCGGCGACTGCCGCAGCTTCTGAAACTGTGTTTAACTCACGTAAGAGTATTCACAATATTCTGAAGGGGGCTGATGATCGTCTGTTAGTGATCATTGGGCCGTGTTCAATTCATGACCCTGAGTCAGCCATTGAATATGGTCGCCGTTTAAGTGTGCTACGGGAACAGTACAAAGATCAGCTGGAAGTTGTCATGCGGGTTTACTTCGAAAAACCGCGTACCACAGTCGGTTGGAAGGGGTTAATCAATGACCCGTACATGGACAAGAGCTTTGATATTAACGATGGCTTACGCAAAGCGCGTAGTTTGCTGTTGCAGGTGAACGATGCAGGTATGCCGACTGCCGGTGAGTTCTTGGATATGATCACGCCGCAGTATTTGGCTGATTTAATGTGTTGGGGCGCGATTGGCGCGCGGACCACTGAATCACAAGTACACCGTGAATTGGCCTCCGGCTTGTCTTGCCCAGTGGGTTTCAAAAATGGTACCGACGGCAATATCAAGATTGCGATTGATGCCATTGGCGCCGCGAGTGCATCACATTACTTTCTCTCAGTAACGAAATATGGTCATTCTGCGATTGTATCGACCAAAGGTAATCAGGACTGCCACATCATTTTGCGTGGTGGCACAGCGCCTAACTACGAAGAAGAATATGTGCAAGATACTAAAGCCAAGCTGATAAAGTCAGGCTTGCGTCCTAACATCATGGTCGATTTTAGCCATGCAAACTCGAATAAAGACTATCGACGTCAGTTGGTGGTTGCTGAAGATGTTGCTCAGCAGATGGCAAAAGGTGAAATGGCGATTTTCGGCGTAATGGTGGAAAGTCATTTGGTTGAAGGCCGTCAAGATCTTAAGCCTGGTCAACCTTTGTGTTATGGCCAAAGTATCACCGATGGCTGTATTGGCTGGGATGATACCGAAACCTTGTTGGCAACCTTGAATGAAGCGGTTATCGCGCGCCGTAATTCAAGTAAGTAA